Proteins encoded within one genomic window of Dyadobacter chenhuakuii:
- a CDS encoding sensor histidine kinase, with translation MWRKVLRSIKLLIILICLTGSEKLWAQLANVAKPDVGRPLSGYYSSAEYRAHDQNFAIAQDRAGMMYFANFAGVLEFDGVEWKTIQTTNITRVSALATDAKGRVLVGANGEFGYLGKDAFGVQRFVDLSVKLKENFGQIIQIIPTKAGAWFVTDQINFFWNGTTVKPFKHNLKIQAAFSFKEEMLVYAKNKGMIRINGDQISQIEQNSDVPALLDLTSVVQLGDGSALLVTTSQGIFKLKNNRIEVIGGNVNPVIVRNQATYATKLQDGTIAISMATGGMLVANADGNVQYPVAADTDLQETQVSAMFTDREHNLWVALNDGIARFDLPSPISLFDSRDGLRGSVTAIRRFQGRVVIGTLNGLYYVENNQIIHVNGFSGSCLGLDEANGTLYIASNKGLFQWTKGSGISRINSVFSLSVTASSTGNELFVGLQDGLTKLTRAGSEWRTERVKAVNEQIVGATESSPSTFWLETLSNGVIKLDGKSGTIKRFSAAQGISSPLYNKLSLYEDKLIVSNKDGLFEYQPQSDRFTRAIWLHAEKTWFDRVQGDDKANVWTTRGDKKSASFFKKKPSGDFELLETPLMPIADVPFEIIFPDENGSAWLGGDQGLFRLDMRVPDQYVYEYPVMLRSVATQDSLLQFAQNGMISKPLSHRQNNLIFEFALPSYHTNQEVQYQYFLENYDKEWSDWGPLTRKEYSGLPSGSYNFKVRARDVYDHVSKETSLAFKIRVPWFRQWYMIALYLILFGAMIYYVVRWRLRRILREKEELETRILERTEEVVNQKEELELQSEELSATNDQLERIDEFVKSINGEVNTGRLFQLVLNKLCEFQNVNGASALVYNAATDNYQFIALAGAVETANVEDVRLTAQEAEQRYIENGEEILEDIFLKNDFRKQNANASISEIFSPKALITILIRVDGVVKSYITLENTDRENAFSERDFNVVKNLKEHLIGAYIKTNILENLENTLSNLKSTQEELIRQERLASVGSLTKGIVDRILNPLNYINNFSQSSGKLLKEITEVTDKHQDGLSEDEKDDLDSGFSMLQKNLEKIYEHGNSTTRIVKDMQKLLKGKSSDFIITELNPFLEAKAKTAIQEALAEYKDASVKLDLALNGNPVKVSVLPYEFAQVITNLISNACYALLEKARIDKTFEPQIIISSKLVESGVCITVRDNGKGIPAKEQEQLFNPFFTTKPTSKGTGLGLYMSKDIIEYHKGRMSVNSLEGVFTEIEIFLPVVA, from the coding sequence GTGGAAAACGATCCAGACAACAAATATCACACGCGTATCGGCCCTGGCAACGGACGCAAAAGGCCGGGTGCTTGTAGGAGCGAACGGAGAATTCGGTTATCTGGGCAAGGACGCTTTCGGTGTTCAGCGGTTTGTGGATCTGTCAGTAAAACTGAAAGAAAATTTTGGACAAATTATTCAGATTATCCCTACCAAAGCCGGCGCTTGGTTTGTAACGGATCAGATCAACTTTTTTTGGAATGGCACAACGGTGAAGCCATTCAAGCACAACCTGAAAATCCAGGCGGCATTTTCCTTCAAAGAGGAAATGCTGGTTTATGCAAAAAATAAAGGGATGATTCGGATCAATGGTGATCAGATCTCCCAAATCGAGCAAAATAGTGACGTGCCTGCTTTGCTGGACCTTACGTCGGTGGTACAGCTTGGGGATGGTTCTGCGCTTCTGGTAACAACAAGTCAGGGCATTTTTAAATTAAAAAATAACCGCATTGAGGTCATTGGCGGCAATGTGAATCCCGTGATTGTACGCAATCAGGCAACTTATGCAACCAAATTACAGGATGGAACAATTGCGATCAGCATGGCAACGGGCGGCATGCTGGTGGCGAATGCGGACGGAAATGTGCAATATCCTGTGGCAGCCGATACGGATTTACAGGAAACGCAAGTGTCGGCCATGTTCACCGACCGTGAGCACAATCTTTGGGTTGCGCTCAACGACGGTATCGCCCGCTTCGACCTGCCTTCACCGATCTCACTTTTTGACAGCAGGGATGGTCTGAGAGGTTCCGTAACTGCTATCCGGCGGTTTCAGGGACGGGTTGTGATAGGCACATTGAACGGATTATATTATGTAGAAAACAACCAGATCATTCACGTCAACGGCTTTTCCGGAAGCTGTCTGGGCCTGGATGAAGCGAATGGCACACTATATATTGCTTCAAACAAAGGGCTTTTTCAATGGACCAAAGGCTCGGGAATTTCAAGAATAAATTCGGTTTTTTCACTGAGCGTAACGGCTTCAAGCACTGGTAATGAGCTCTTTGTTGGCTTGCAAGACGGCTTAACAAAGTTAACGCGGGCAGGCAGCGAATGGCGGACGGAGCGGGTAAAGGCAGTTAACGAACAAATAGTAGGCGCTACCGAATCCTCCCCATCGACTTTCTGGCTCGAAACACTTTCCAATGGCGTTATAAAGCTGGATGGGAAATCAGGAACCATTAAACGATTTTCTGCTGCCCAAGGCATTTCCAGCCCATTATACAACAAACTGTCTTTGTATGAAGACAAGTTAATAGTCTCCAATAAGGATGGCCTGTTCGAGTATCAGCCTCAGTCGGACCGTTTTACCCGTGCGATTTGGCTGCATGCAGAAAAGACCTGGTTTGATCGTGTGCAAGGGGATGACAAGGCCAATGTCTGGACCACACGCGGCGACAAAAAATCAGCATCATTTTTCAAGAAAAAACCTTCCGGCGACTTCGAACTGCTGGAAACACCATTGATGCCCATCGCGGACGTTCCGTTTGAGATCATTTTTCCGGATGAAAATGGCAGCGCCTGGCTGGGCGGAGATCAGGGGCTCTTCCGGCTCGACATGCGGGTGCCGGACCAATATGTCTATGAATATCCGGTCATGCTGAGGAGTGTTGCCACGCAGGATAGTCTGCTGCAATTTGCACAAAACGGAATGATTAGCAAGCCTCTCAGCCACCGTCAGAATAATCTGATTTTTGAGTTTGCATTACCGAGTTATCACACGAATCAGGAGGTTCAGTACCAATATTTTCTTGAAAATTATGACAAAGAATGGTCTGACTGGGGACCGCTGACGCGTAAGGAATACAGCGGCTTGCCGTCGGGAAGTTACAATTTCAAAGTACGGGCAAGGGATGTTTATGACCACGTTTCAAAGGAAACATCATTGGCCTTTAAGATCCGCGTGCCCTGGTTCAGACAGTGGTATATGATCGCCTTGTACCTGATCTTATTCGGGGCCATGATCTACTACGTGGTCCGCTGGCGGTTGAGAAGAATTTTGAGAGAAAAGGAAGAACTGGAAACGCGGATCCTGGAACGTACGGAAGAGGTTGTGAACCAGAAAGAAGAACTGGAATTGCAATCCGAAGAACTCTCAGCAACCAACGATCAGCTTGAAAGGATCGATGAGTTTGTGAAATCAATTAATGGCGAGGTAAATACGGGGCGGCTGTTCCAGCTGGTTTTAAACAAATTATGCGAATTTCAAAACGTCAACGGAGCGTCTGCACTCGTTTATAACGCCGCGACCGACAATTATCAATTTATAGCGCTGGCGGGCGCTGTAGAAACTGCCAATGTAGAAGATGTCAGACTGACGGCTCAGGAAGCTGAGCAGCGGTATATCGAAAATGGCGAAGAAATTTTAGAAGATATTTTCCTTAAAAATGATTTTCGAAAGCAAAACGCCAATGCGTCCATCAGTGAGATTTTTTCTCCTAAGGCACTCATTACGATCTTGATACGGGTTGACGGTGTGGTGAAAAGCTACATTACGCTGGAAAATACGGACCGTGAAAATGCATTTTCGGAGCGGGATTTCAATGTCGTTAAAAACCTGAAAGAGCATTTGATTGGGGCTTATATTAAAACAAACATTCTTGAAAATCTTGAAAATACATTGTCCAACCTGAAATCGACGCAGGAAGAACTGATCCGGCAGGAGCGGCTGGCCTCGGTGGGTAGCCTTACCAAAGGGATTGTGGACAGGATTTTAAACCCGCTGAACTACATTAACAATTTCTCGCAATCGTCCGGGAAGCTTTTAAAGGAAATTACAGAAGTCACTGACAAGCACCAGGATGGCTTGTCGGAAGATGAGAAGGATGATCTGGACAGTGGTTTCAGTATGCTTCAAAAAAACCTGGAAAAGATTTATGAACATGGCAACAGCACAACGCGTATCGTAAAGGATATGCAAAAGTTGCTGAAAGGAAAATCGAGCGATTTTATCATTACAGAATTGAATCCTTTCCTGGAAGCAAAGGCCAAAACCGCCATTCAGGAAGCGCTGGCCGAATATAAAGATGCATCCGTAAAGCTGGATTTGGCTTTAAATGGCAATCCGGTTAAAGTCAGTGTGCTGCCTTATGAATTTGCACAGGTGATCACGAACCTGATCAGCAATGCCTGCTATGCCTTGCTGGAAAAGGCCAGGATCGATAAAACATTTGAGCCTCAGATCATTATCTCGTCTAAGCTGGTAGAAAGCGGCGTTTGCATTACCGTACGTGATAATGGGAAAGGCATTCCGGCCAAAGAGCAGGAGCAGCTGTTTAACCCATTTTTTACAACAAAACCTACGTCCAAAGGAACCGGGCTGGGCTTATATATGAGTAAGGACATTATTGAGTATCACAAAGGGCGCATGTCGGTAAATTCATTGGAAGGGGTGTTTACCGAAATAGAAATTTTCCTGCCGGTTGTTGCTTAA